The following proteins are co-located in the Flammeovirga kamogawensis genome:
- a CDS encoding metallophosphoesterase family protein, whose amino-acid sequence MALIGIISDTHGYIDDRITAHLSDCDEIWHAGDIGKEEVTNTLKHLAPLRAVYGNIDGGKIRAEFPEEQIFTINGVSIYMIHIGGYPPRYTAKLKKRLDELKPRIFICGHSHILKVIPDQNRNLIHINPGAAGKHGFHKMRTLIKLTIEDGKPKDLKVIELGERASIK is encoded by the coding sequence ATGGCTTTAATAGGTATTATTTCTGATACTCACGGATATATAGACGATAGAATTACAGCGCATCTTTCTGATTGTGACGAAATATGGCATGCTGGTGATATAGGTAAAGAAGAAGTAACAAATACACTAAAACATCTAGCTCCTTTAAGAGCTGTTTATGGGAATATTGATGGCGGGAAAATAAGAGCAGAGTTTCCAGAAGAGCAAATATTTACTATTAATGGAGTATCAATCTATATGATTCATATTGGGGGGTACCCTCCTAGGTATACAGCAAAATTAAAAAAACGTCTTGATGAATTAAAACCTAGAATTTTTATTTGTGGTCATTCTCACATTTTAAAAGTTATTCCAGATCAGAATAGAAATTTAATACATATTAATCCTGGAGCAGCAGGTAAACATGGTTTTCATAAAATGAGAACTTTAATAAAGTTAACTATAGAAGATGGAAAGCCTAAAGATTTAAAAGTGATCGAACTTGGCGAAAGAGCTTCTATTAAATAA
- a CDS encoding DUF4251 domain-containing protein, which produces MKHILKYLFAFIILFSSVNLFAQDTVKTKELTKSELRIQRKQQRLKEKQQRKLLTQQLEKMNHESAVVGIDSQLFVLEATQAYDRYGNVENVNSTINFVKIVDDRAIFQLGFEGIVGYNGVGGITMEGKISDYKVEKLENGRVTVKFNAMGPAMMVSMSFSLDGEGNYANVKVKSQTENIELNFRGVIKHMNQSRIYEGMKVF; this is translated from the coding sequence ATGAAACATATATTAAAATATTTATTCGCATTCATCATTCTTTTCAGTTCAGTAAATTTATTTGCTCAAGATACAGTAAAAACAAAAGAGTTGACAAAGTCTGAATTAAGAATTCAGAGGAAACAACAAAGATTAAAAGAAAAGCAACAACGTAAATTGTTAACTCAACAATTAGAAAAAATGAATCATGAAAGTGCTGTAGTAGGGATAGATAGTCAATTATTTGTTTTAGAAGCAACTCAAGCATATGATAGATATGGAAATGTTGAAAATGTAAATAGTACTATAAATTTTGTCAAAATTGTAGATGATAGAGCGATATTTCAACTTGGCTTTGAAGGAATAGTCGGATATAATGGAGTTGGAGGCATTACGATGGAAGGAAAAATATCTGATTATAAAGTCGAAAAGTTAGAAAACGGTAGAGTTACTGTAAAGTTTAACGCTATGGGACCAGCTATGATGGTGAGTATGAGCTTTTCATTAGATGGTGAAGGGAATTATGCTAATGTAAAAGTAAAGTCTCAGACAGAAAATATAGAATTGAATTTTAGAGGTGTAATAAAGCATATGAACCAATCTAGAATTTATGAAGGCATGAAAGTTTTTTAA
- a CDS encoding YciE/YciF ferroxidase family protein, whose protein sequence is MKLIEDLRHLFIHQIKDRYDSETQQVEVLQQLKTKVHSIHLKRVLENCENHAQKHLTSLDNLFSELQENGVGDICECSLGVITEMEKIIERSINPVVTDMAILSAVKQLHSNDLSGYHLILMYAHQVHDETIIEALEQMLKNERDLDILLDETIHSIIEKEAVYML, encoded by the coding sequence ATGAAACTTATCGAAGATTTAAGACACCTGTTTATTCATCAAATCAAGGATCGTTATGATTCTGAAACGCAACAAGTAGAAGTCTTACAACAACTAAAAACTAAAGTACATTCTATACACTTAAAACGTGTTTTAGAAAATTGTGAAAATCACGCCCAAAAGCATTTAACATCACTTGATAATCTGTTTTCTGAATTACAAGAAAATGGAGTTGGTGATATTTGTGAATGTAGTTTAGGTGTAATTACAGAAATGGAAAAGATAATTGAAAGATCAATTAATCCTGTAGTTACTGATATGGCAATACTATCTGCAGTAAAGCAATTACATTCAAATGACTTGTCTGGGTATCACCTAATACTAATGTATGCACATCAAGTTCATGATGAAACCATTATAGAAGCATTAGAACAAATGCTTAAAAATGAACGAGATTTAGATATATTATTAGATGAAACAATTCATTCTATTATTGAGAAAGAAGCAGTCTATATGCTTTAG
- a CDS encoding N-acetylmuramoyl-L-alanine amidase, whose translation MLLILINISVVKAQSDSFKQYSFDRNVVIVIDPGHGGEDVGKPRSKKSFKHESDLNLDIAFRLGGYLEERVKNVTVKYTRKTDRTISLTDRVNYANKIKADYFISIHCNALSNRNYHGTQVHIQSEKFPTSFGLAKEIDKEFIRAGRKSRGIKDRNDRGHNLQVLQYTEMPGALIECGFMSNPTEEQYLNSGKGQTYIASALFRAIRNFENKRPRPKLDVRYPYYRVQIGATPNWKDISAKKYQNLNMAIDTLKEGKVYSLLVGREYIKKNADVLAKKIKKKGFKDAYVRTFNKPVIKESVPKPKVSTTKKEITKAANTTTDSSRMNSQNDSLHFYRIQIMSSEVEIDLTKREFTNLGFPVYLFYDKETKNSYKYQVLVGKTYSKVEAEKIKAIVRKKGFPDAFIVTVLEREKRNPEAEYIPKK comes from the coding sequence ATGCTTTTAATATTGATAAATATATCTGTAGTAAAGGCACAAAGTGATTCTTTTAAGCAATACAGTTTCGATAGAAATGTAGTTATTGTAATTGACCCTGGTCATGGAGGTGAAGATGTAGGTAAACCTAGAAGTAAAAAATCTTTTAAGCATGAATCTGACTTAAATCTTGATATAGCTTTTAGGCTAGGTGGATATCTTGAAGAGCGTGTAAAAAATGTTACAGTAAAATACACAAGAAAAACCGATAGAACCATTTCCTTAACAGATAGGGTTAACTATGCCAATAAAATTAAAGCCGACTATTTTATCAGTATACATTGTAATGCTTTAAGCAATAGGAATTACCACGGAACACAAGTGCATATTCAAAGTGAGAAGTTTCCAACCTCATTTGGTTTAGCAAAAGAAATAGATAAAGAATTTATCCGCGCTGGTAGAAAAAGTAGAGGCATTAAAGATCGAAATGATAGAGGACACAATCTTCAGGTATTACAGTATACAGAAATGCCTGGAGCTTTGATAGAATGTGGTTTTATGAGTAACCCTACTGAAGAACAATATCTTAATTCTGGTAAAGGACAAACTTATATAGCTTCTGCATTATTTAGAGCTATTAGAAATTTTGAAAACAAACGTCCAAGGCCAAAACTTGATGTTCGATATCCATATTATCGAGTACAAATTGGAGCAACTCCAAATTGGAAAGATATTTCTGCAAAAAAATATCAAAACCTAAATATGGCAATAGATACTTTAAAAGAAGGGAAAGTATATTCTTTATTAGTAGGTCGTGAATATATCAAGAAAAATGCTGATGTTCTTGCTAAAAAAATTAAGAAAAAAGGATTTAAAGATGCTTACGTCAGAACATTTAATAAACCAGTAATTAAAGAATCAGTACCGAAACCAAAAGTATCTACGACAAAAAAAGAGATAACTAAAGCTGCAAACACTACCACAGATTCATCTCGAATGAATTCTCAAAATGATTCTCTTCATTTTTACAGAATTCAAATTATGTCTAGCGAGGTAGAAATCGACCTCACAAAACGTGAGTTTACTAATCTTGGCTTTCCTGTTTATTTATTTTATGATAAGGAAACCAAAAATTCATACAAATATCAAGTACTTGTAGGTAAAACTTATTCTAAGGTTGAGGCAGAAAAAATAAAAGCAATTGTACGAAAAAAAGGTTTCCCTGATGCGTTTATTGTAACAGTTTTAGAACGCGAAAAGAGAAACCCTGAAGCAGAATATATTCCTAAGAAATAA
- the tatC gene encoding twin-arginine translocase subunit TatC — protein sequence MADSNEQEMSFLDHLEELRWHVMRGVASIFIFSIIAFIAKSYVFNVIILGPSRLDFPTYQWLCELSKYMHTDALCIESLPFTIQSRTMTGQFAMHIMSSVVIGLIFAFPYTFWEIWRFVKPGLYDTEQSVTTGATFFVSLLFITGILFSYFIVSPLAINFLSNYQIDESVLNEFDITSYISTLAMIVLSGGVMFQLPMVVYFLSKSDIVTPESMKQYRKHAIVIILIVAAIITPPDPITQLLIAGPILLLYEISIYISASVLRGKQKKAKKELRKL from the coding sequence ATGGCAGATAGTAATGAGCAAGAAATGTCCTTCTTAGATCATCTAGAAGAACTAAGATGGCATGTAATGAGAGGGGTTGCGTCAATTTTTATTTTTTCAATCATCGCCTTTATCGCTAAATCATATGTTTTCAATGTGATAATATTAGGTCCTTCAAGACTTGATTTTCCTACATATCAGTGGCTTTGTGAACTATCTAAATATATGCATACTGATGCATTATGTATAGAAAGCCTACCTTTTACTATACAGAGTAGAACAATGACTGGGCAATTTGCAATGCATATTATGTCGTCTGTTGTGATTGGATTAATCTTTGCTTTCCCGTATACTTTTTGGGAGATTTGGCGTTTTGTAAAACCAGGTTTATATGATACTGAGCAAAGTGTGACTACAGGAGCAACATTTTTTGTAAGCCTACTTTTTATTACTGGTATTTTATTTTCATATTTTATTGTATCTCCTTTAGCAATTAATTTCTTATCGAATTATCAAATAGATGAATCAGTGTTAAATGAGTTTGATATTACCTCTTATATATCAACTTTAGCAATGATTGTTCTCTCTGGTGGAGTAATGTTTCAGTTACCAATGGTGGTATACTTCTTATCAAAATCTGATATTGTTACTCCAGAAAGCATGAAACAATATAGAAAGCATGCTATTGTTATTATTCTGATAGTTGCCGCTATTATTACACCTCCGGATCCTATAACGCAATTATTAATTGCAGGACCTATTCTTTTACTTTATGAGATTAGTATTTATATCTCTGCAAGTGTATTGAGAGGAAAGCAGAAAAAAGCTAAAAAAGAATTAAGAAAATTATAA
- the recR gene encoding recombination mediator RecR produces MLNLPSKSLEQAVAQLSKLPGIGNKSALRLALHILKEDELYAKDLATSIAALRLNVKYCKKCHNISDEELCGICKNPVRDINTLCVVENMSDVLAIESTGAYKGIYHVLNGVISPLQGITPMDLTIEHLIDRIHSEDINEVIFALNASLDGDTTAFFIRQQLNDIPEIKVTNIARGIPVGGALEYADELTLGRSISERTDLTQ; encoded by the coding sequence GTGTTAAACCTTCCTTCAAAATCTTTAGAGCAAGCTGTTGCTCAGCTTTCTAAATTACCTGGTATCGGTAATAAATCAGCTTTACGCCTTGCATTGCATATTTTGAAGGAAGATGAACTGTATGCAAAAGATTTAGCTACTTCTATAGCTGCATTGCGTTTAAATGTAAAGTATTGCAAAAAATGCCACAATATTTCTGATGAGGAATTATGTGGTATTTGTAAGAACCCAGTTAGGGATATCAACACACTTTGTGTTGTAGAAAATATGTCTGATGTTTTAGCTATTGAATCTACAGGTGCATATAAGGGAATTTACCATGTTCTTAATGGAGTGATATCTCCTTTACAAGGTATAACACCTATGGATCTGACCATTGAACATCTAATTGATAGAATTCACTCCGAAGATATCAATGAAGTTATTTTTGCCTTAAACGCTAGTTTAGATGGCGATACTACAGCATTCTTTATCCGTCAGCAACTTAATGATATACCTGAGATAAAAGTAACTAATATTGCCAGAGGTATACCTGTTGGTGGTGCTTTAGAATACGCTGATGAATTAACCCTAGGTCGTTCAATTTCTGAAAGAACAGACCTTACCCAATAA